In the genome of Streptomyces collinus, one region contains:
- a CDS encoding MDR family MFS transporter: MPYVLRARRAVRETVSGLPREFWWLWTSTLVNRLGAFVATFMALYLTLDRGYSATYAGLVAALHGLGGVLSSLGGGVMADRLGRRPTLLIAQASTAVSVALLGFVHDPVAIAGVAFLVGVASNASRPAVQAMMADIVRPEDRIRAFSLNYWAINLGFAVSSMAAGFIAEVSYRAGFLIEAGMTMACAILVFLRLPESKPAEPAVRTAAPKDSVSLGTVLRDGRFMSVVGLSFLIALIFQQGSVGLPVAMGEAGFTPAEYGMAIAVNGVLIVVLQIPVTRFIEHRDPRRLLVVSSLLAGYGFALTAFAGSVGVIALTVCVWTLAEIVNAPTQTGLVVRLSPVHGRGRYQGMYTMSWSVAALVAPLLSGFVIDRFGAEWLWGSCAVLGTVAGAGYAALMRRITEDGEKAEAGSEAADGLRALPAGPGRGTRRSGTL, encoded by the coding sequence ATGCCGTACGTCCTGCGTGCCCGACGTGCCGTCCGGGAGACGGTCTCGGGTCTGCCCCGCGAGTTCTGGTGGCTGTGGACCAGCACGCTGGTCAACCGGCTCGGTGCCTTCGTCGCCACTTTCATGGCGCTGTACCTGACCCTCGACCGCGGCTACTCCGCCACGTACGCCGGTCTGGTCGCCGCCCTGCACGGGCTCGGCGGGGTGCTCTCCTCGCTGGGCGGCGGGGTGATGGCGGACCGGCTGGGCCGGCGGCCGACGCTGCTGATCGCGCAGGCCTCGACCGCCGTGTCCGTGGCCCTGCTGGGGTTCGTGCACGACCCGGTCGCGATCGCCGGGGTCGCCTTCCTGGTGGGCGTGGCGAGCAACGCCTCGCGGCCCGCCGTGCAGGCGATGATGGCGGACATCGTCCGGCCCGAGGACCGGATCCGCGCCTTCTCCCTCAATTACTGGGCCATCAACCTCGGCTTCGCCGTGTCCTCCATGGCCGCCGGGTTCATCGCCGAGGTCAGCTACCGCGCCGGGTTCCTGATCGAGGCGGGGATGACGATGGCCTGCGCGATCCTCGTCTTCCTGCGGCTGCCGGAGTCCAAGCCCGCCGAGCCGGCGGTGCGGACCGCCGCCCCGAAGGACTCCGTGAGCCTGGGCACCGTCCTGCGCGACGGGCGGTTCATGAGCGTCGTCGGGCTGTCCTTCCTGATCGCGCTGATCTTCCAGCAGGGGTCGGTGGGACTGCCGGTGGCGATGGGCGAGGCCGGTTTCACTCCGGCCGAGTACGGCATGGCGATCGCCGTGAACGGCGTGCTGATCGTCGTCCTCCAGATCCCCGTCACCCGCTTCATCGAGCACCGGGATCCCCGCCGGCTGCTGGTCGTCTCCTCCCTCCTCGCGGGGTACGGCTTCGCCCTCACCGCGTTCGCGGGGTCGGTGGGGGTCATCGCGCTCACCGTGTGCGTGTGGACCCTGGCGGAGATCGTCAATGCGCCCACGCAGACGGGTCTCGTCGTACGGCTGTCCCCGGTGCACGGACGCGGTCGCTACCAGGGCATGTACACGATGTCCTGGTCCGTGGCCGCCCTCGTCGCCCCGCTGCTGTCCGGGTTCGTCATCGACCGGTTCGGGGCGGAGTGGCTGTGGGGGTCCTGCGCGGTCCTCGGGACGGTGGCCGGGGCGGGGTACGCCGCGCTGATGCGGCGGATCACGGAGGACGGGGAGAAGGCGGAGGCGGGATCGGAGGCGGCGGACGGGCTCCGGGCGCTGCCGGCCGGACCCGGCAGGGGCACTCGAAGGAGCGGGACCCTGTGA
- a CDS encoding GNAT family N-acetyltransferase — translation MTPRHPERRTERLRLRQWSEADLDALAEMDADPDVMRYIGDGSTGTRERTAAALGRVRAAWDERGHGLFAAEETATGELVGWVGLAVPAFLPEVMPAVEIGWRLRRRSWGRGYATEAAREVLAFAFGEAESESGSEAEADTRLERVVSICHVDNHASLRIMTKLGMTYDRTTRVPAHGQPVRVMALTREEYHSSA, via the coding sequence GTGACCCCGCGGCACCCCGAGCGCCGCACCGAACGCCTGCGGCTGCGTCAGTGGAGCGAGGCGGACCTGGACGCGCTCGCGGAGATGGACGCGGACCCGGACGTCATGCGGTACATCGGTGACGGCTCGACCGGCACCCGTGAGCGCACCGCCGCAGCGCTGGGCCGGGTGCGCGCGGCCTGGGACGAGCGGGGTCACGGCCTGTTCGCCGCCGAGGAGACCGCGACCGGCGAGCTGGTCGGCTGGGTAGGGCTGGCCGTTCCGGCCTTCCTGCCCGAGGTCATGCCGGCCGTGGAGATCGGCTGGCGGCTTCGGCGCCGGTCCTGGGGCCGGGGCTACGCCACGGAAGCCGCACGCGAGGTCCTGGCGTTCGCCTTCGGCGAGGCGGAGTCGGAGTCGGGGTCGGAAGCAGAGGCGGACACCCGCCTGGAGCGCGTCGTCAGCATCTGCCACGTCGACAACCACGCCTCGCTCCGCATCATGACCAAGCTCGGGATGACGTACGACCGCACCACGCGCGTCCCCGCCCATGGGCAGCCGGTCCGGGTCATGGCACTCACGCGGGAGGAGTACCACTCCTCGGCATGA
- a CDS encoding DUF6233 domain-containing protein: MNDPESRLALLRFLERVQERDLARTRRWIADEERRQAERRHGLLARPPAPDWLIERGLSGQEAAYVHVGGCWNAGRRSKGVDRDHARRALAEGIKACPQCRPDTELGFVDG, translated from the coding sequence ATGAACGATCCAGAGTCGCGGCTCGCGCTGCTCCGCTTCCTGGAGCGCGTGCAGGAACGCGACCTGGCACGCACCCGTCGGTGGATCGCGGACGAGGAACGCCGCCAGGCCGAACGCCGGCACGGTCTGCTGGCCCGGCCGCCCGCGCCGGACTGGCTGATCGAACGCGGTCTGTCCGGACAGGAGGCCGCGTACGTCCACGTCGGCGGCTGCTGGAACGCGGGCCGGCGCAGCAAGGGCGTCGACCGCGACCACGCCCGGCGCGCACTCGCCGAGGGCATCAAGGCCTGCCCGCAGTGCCGGCCGGACACGGAGCTCGGCTTCGTGGACGGGTAG
- a CDS encoding nuclear transport factor 2 family protein — MTSTDIAEATRLTVQKFLALRLAGDTEGLTALFAEKVDWVLAENPAVPWIRPRSTGAECAAQGAELMEYTVPEDARASVDAFLVDGTDAVLTGHLSGTVRATGKSFEGPFALRLTVEDGRITRHHLYENSLSIAEACTP; from the coding sequence ATGACATCCACTGACATCGCGGAAGCCACCCGTCTCACCGTCCAGAAGTTCCTCGCGCTCCGGCTCGCCGGCGACACCGAGGGGCTCACCGCTCTCTTCGCCGAGAAGGTCGACTGGGTGCTCGCCGAGAATCCGGCCGTGCCGTGGATCCGGCCCCGGTCCACGGGCGCCGAATGTGCCGCGCAGGGCGCCGAGTTGATGGAGTACACCGTGCCGGAGGACGCCCGGGCGTCCGTCGACGCCTTTCTCGTCGACGGCACCGACGCCGTGCTGACGGGGCACCTCTCGGGGACCGTACGCGCGACGGGCAAGTCGTTCGAGGGGCCGTTCGCGCTGCGGCTCACCGTCGAGGACGGGCGGATCACCCGGCACCACCTCTACGAGAACAGCCTGTCGATCGCCGAGGCCTGCACCCCGTGA
- a CDS encoding YqeB family protein, protein MEEARNVSMGKSSRPRPGEATELAESAWVIVLFCVACGAVAGALLPVLARWLLTLPWAPLEGPAELLTSVPEPALTLGTIAVGVLGGLLLGFTAVHESLSVGVSGTQVTLAIRDGSRAFTRQEISVLFRDGKQLVLLGPDGRELAREHCGLPWRRLAAALAEHGYEWAEEDPYRAAFRRWVPGTPGLPPGADALLRARAQARKHEDDAKDARELRGELLRLGVVVRDEEKRQYWRLVRGD, encoded by the coding sequence ATGGAGGAAGCCAGGAACGTTTCCATGGGCAAGAGCTCCCGGCCGCGGCCGGGCGAGGCGACGGAACTCGCCGAATCGGCCTGGGTCATCGTGCTCTTCTGCGTCGCCTGCGGTGCCGTGGCCGGCGCCCTGCTCCCGGTCCTCGCCCGGTGGCTGCTGACCCTGCCGTGGGCGCCGCTGGAAGGCCCGGCCGAACTGCTGACCTCGGTCCCGGAACCGGCCCTCACCCTCGGCACGATCGCGGTGGGCGTCCTCGGAGGCCTGCTGCTCGGCTTCACGGCGGTGCACGAGTCGCTGTCGGTCGGCGTCTCCGGCACCCAGGTGACCCTGGCCATCAGGGACGGCTCCCGGGCGTTCACCCGCCAGGAGATCTCCGTGCTGTTCCGGGACGGCAAGCAGCTCGTCCTGCTCGGCCCGGACGGCAGGGAACTGGCGAGGGAGCACTGCGGCCTGCCCTGGCGACGCCTCGCCGCCGCCCTCGCGGAACACGGATACGAGTGGGCGGAGGAGGACCCCTACCGCGCCGCGTTCCGCCGCTGGGTCCCCGGCACCCCCGGCCTGCCCCCGGGCGCGGACGCCCTGCTGCGGGCCCGCGCGCAGGCCCGCAAACACGAGGACGACGCCAAGGACGCGCGGGAATTGCGGGGGGAACTGCTACGGCTCGGGGTGGTCGTACGGGACGAGGAGAAGCGGCAGTACTGGCGGCTGGTGCGAGGGGACTGA
- a CDS encoding DUF2000 domain-containing protein — MNTSTEPPRPEPIRFDTKIAVLLRADLETWQRLNVTSFLVSGLGTQLPEVIGEPYEDADGVPYLPMFRQPVMVFEATKETLATAHTRALARALPRAVFTADLFATGNDRDNRAAVRAVPTADLDLVGLAVHGPRNAVDKVVKGARMHP; from the coding sequence ATGAACACGAGCACCGAACCCCCGCGCCCGGAGCCGATCCGCTTCGACACGAAGATCGCCGTGCTGCTGCGCGCCGACCTGGAAACCTGGCAGCGCCTCAACGTGACGTCGTTCCTGGTCAGCGGCCTGGGAACGCAGCTTCCCGAGGTGATCGGCGAACCGTACGAGGACGCGGACGGCGTGCCCTACCTCCCCATGTTCCGTCAGCCGGTCATGGTCTTCGAGGCCACCAAGGAAACCCTGGCCACCGCTCACACCCGGGCCCTGGCCCGCGCCCTGCCCCGCGCCGTCTTCACCGCCGACCTCTTCGCCACGGGCAACGACCGTGACAACCGCGCGGCCGTACGGGCGGTGCCGACGGCGGATCTGGACCTGGTCGGCCTAGCGGTCCACGGCCCGAGGAACGCGGTGGACAAGGTGGTCAAGGGAGCGCGGATGCATCCGTGA
- a CDS encoding helix-turn-helix transcriptional regulator yields the protein MASQPARIVSAWRPAVPGVVEVFHARFTEYAYPMHVHDAWTLLIVDTGAVRYDLDRHEHGTPHDTVTLLPPHVPHNGSPVTPEGFRKRVLYLDATHLGDEFIGAAVDRPDLRDPLLRRRVGQLHGTLGRPGEELEAESRLLFVGERLRGHLRDDLASPRPADPVLARRLRELLDERIVEGVALREAAGLLGAHPAHLVRAFSTAYGIAPHQYLTSLRVGRARRLLLEGRSPGDTAVAAGFYDQSHLTRHFRRLVGVPPGRYRAGRAG from the coding sequence ATGGCCTCCCAGCCCGCCCGGATCGTCTCCGCCTGGCGGCCCGCCGTCCCGGGTGTCGTCGAGGTCTTCCACGCGCGGTTCACCGAGTACGCGTATCCGATGCACGTCCACGACGCCTGGACGCTGCTGATCGTCGACACCGGCGCCGTGCGGTACGACCTCGACCGGCACGAGCACGGCACCCCGCACGACACCGTGACGCTGCTGCCGCCGCACGTGCCCCACAACGGCTCCCCCGTCACCCCGGAGGGCTTCCGCAAGCGGGTGCTGTACCTCGACGCGACGCATCTCGGCGACGAGTTCATCGGGGCCGCCGTCGACCGGCCCGACCTGCGCGATCCGCTGCTGCGGCGGCGCGTGGGGCAGTTGCACGGCACGCTGGGGCGCCCCGGTGAGGAACTGGAGGCCGAGAGCAGGCTGTTGTTCGTCGGGGAGCGGTTGCGCGGGCATCTGCGGGACGACCTCGCTTCCCCGCGGCCGGCCGATCCCGTTCTCGCGCGGCGGCTGCGCGAGTTGCTGGACGAGCGGATCGTCGAGGGCGTCGCCCTGCGGGAGGCCGCCGGGCTGCTCGGCGCCCATCCGGCCCACCTCGTAAGGGCGTTCAGCACCGCCTACGGCATCGCCCCGCACCAGTATCTGACGTCCCTGCGCGTGGGGCGCGCCCGGCGGCTGCTCCTGGAGGGGCGCTCACCGGGCGATACGGCGGTGGCGGCCGGGTTCTACGACCAGTCGCACCTCACCCGGCACTTCCGCAGGCTGGTGGGGGTGCCGCCGGGGCGTTACCGGGCGGGTCGGGCCGGTTAG
- a CDS encoding YbjN domain-containing protein, protein MGETDQEQRAAQVVEGALKDADLEWESPRPGTYVAQLPGTRKLKTTLSLIVGRHSLSLNAFVIRHPDENEQGVHRWLLERNLKLYGVSYAVDQHGDVYVTGRLSLPSVTPDELDRLLGQVLEASDGAFNTLLELGFASAIRKEYEWRVSRGESTRNLDAFAHLTQRPER, encoded by the coding sequence ATGGGTGAAACCGATCAGGAACAGCGCGCGGCCCAGGTCGTCGAGGGAGCGCTGAAGGACGCCGACCTGGAGTGGGAGAGCCCCCGGCCCGGCACCTACGTCGCGCAGCTCCCCGGCACCCGCAAGCTCAAGACGACGCTCTCCCTGATCGTCGGCCGCCACTCCCTGTCGCTGAACGCCTTCGTCATCCGCCACCCCGACGAGAACGAACAAGGCGTCCACCGCTGGCTCCTGGAACGCAACCTCAAGCTCTACGGGGTGAGTTACGCCGTCGACCAGCACGGCGACGTCTACGTCACCGGCCGTCTCTCCCTGCCCTCCGTCACCCCCGACGAGCTCGACCGGCTGCTCGGCCAGGTCCTGGAAGCCTCCGACGGCGCCTTCAACACCCTGCTGGAGCTGGGCTTCGCCTCGGCGATCCGCAAGGAGTACGAATGGCGGGTGTCGCGGGGCGAGTCCACGCGCAACCTGGACGCCTTCGCGCACCTGACCCAGCGCCCCGAGCGCTGA
- the mshA gene encoding D-inositol-3-phosphate glycosyltransferase, whose amino-acid sequence MSQYIGRLGRRSASSSPRLRLHRKPRRVAMLSVHTSPLHQPGTGDAGGMNVYIVELAQRLAAHGVEVEIFTRATAAALPPTVELAPGVLVRHVDAGPYEGLNKEDLPAQLCAFTHGVMQAWAHHRPGHYDLVHSHYWLSGHVGWLAAQRWGVPLVHAMHTMAKVKNANLAVGDTPEPAARVIGETQIVAAADRLIANTTEEADELVRHYAAETDKVAVVHPGVNLSRFSPADGRAAARARLGLPQDALIPLFAGRIQPLKAPDVLLRAVAVLLDRRPELRSRILVPVVGGPSGSGLAKPEGLQKLAARLGIADVVRFRPPVGQEQLADWFRAASVLVMPSYSESFGLVAIEAQAAGTPVLAASVGGLPVAVRDGHTGFLVQGHDPAEYARVLSDFADDPQLVPRLGGQAARHAQSFGWDTAAAATADVYTAAMQAYRRRVRSLHG is encoded by the coding sequence GTGAGCCAGTACATCGGCAGGCTCGGCAGGCGCTCCGCGTCGTCGTCCCCGCGCCTCCGGCTGCACCGCAAGCCCCGCCGCGTCGCCATGCTCTCCGTGCACACCTCCCCGCTCCACCAGCCGGGCACCGGCGACGCCGGCGGCATGAACGTCTACATCGTGGAGCTCGCCCAGCGCCTGGCCGCGCACGGCGTCGAGGTCGAGATCTTCACGCGCGCGACCGCGGCGGCCCTCCCTCCGACCGTCGAGCTGGCCCCCGGCGTCCTCGTCCGGCACGTCGACGCCGGTCCCTACGAGGGCCTCAACAAGGAGGACCTGCCCGCCCAGCTGTGCGCCTTCACCCACGGCGTGATGCAGGCCTGGGCCCACCACCGCCCCGGCCACTACGACCTGGTCCACTCCCACTACTGGCTCTCCGGCCATGTCGGCTGGCTCGCCGCCCAGCGCTGGGGCGTCCCCTTGGTCCACGCCATGCACACCATGGCCAAGGTCAAGAACGCCAACCTGGCCGTCGGCGACACCCCCGAGCCCGCCGCCCGTGTCATCGGCGAGACACAGATCGTCGCCGCCGCCGACCGGCTCATCGCCAACACCACCGAAGAGGCCGACGAACTCGTTCGGCACTACGCGGCCGAGACCGACAAGGTCGCCGTGGTCCACCCCGGCGTGAACCTCAGCCGGTTCTCGCCCGCCGACGGCCGCGCCGCCGCCCGGGCCCGCCTCGGCCTGCCCCAGGACGCGCTGATCCCGCTCTTCGCGGGCCGCATCCAGCCCCTGAAGGCCCCGGACGTGCTGCTGCGCGCCGTCGCCGTCCTCCTCGACCGGCGGCCCGAACTGCGCTCGCGCATCCTCGTCCCCGTCGTCGGCGGCCCCTCCGGCAGCGGCCTCGCCAAGCCCGAGGGCCTGCAGAAGCTCGCCGCACGCCTGGGCATCGCCGACGTCGTACGGTTCCGCCCGCCGGTCGGCCAGGAGCAGCTGGCGGACTGGTTCCGCGCCGCCTCCGTGCTGGTCATGCCCTCCTACAGCGAGTCCTTCGGCCTGGTCGCCATAGAGGCGCAGGCGGCCGGCACCCCGGTGCTCGCGGCGTCGGTCGGCGGCCTGCCGGTCGCCGTGCGCGACGGGCACACCGGCTTCCTCGTCCAGGGGCACGACCCGGCCGAGTACGCGCGCGTGCTGTCCGACTTCGCCGACGACCCGCAGCTGGTGCCCCGGCTCGGCGGGCAGGCCGCCCGGCACGCCCAGTCCTTCGGCTGGGACACGGCGGCCGCCGCCACGGCGGACGTCTACACGGCCGCGATGCAGGCGTACCGCCGTCGCGTACGCTCGCTGCATGGGTGA